GTACGCCAGCCGATTTCGATGTGTCTCGACGACCGCGGGCGCTTGTGGGTCGCAGAAAGCTACATGTATGCCGGGCATAGTGGCGGCTACTATGAGGGAAAACTTAGGGATCGCATCGTGATTCTGGAGGATACGGATCACGATGGCCGCCATGATAAGCGCACCATTTTCGCCGAGGGCTTGGAGCGGCTTACCAGCATTGAGGTCGGCATGGGCGGCGTTTGGGCGCTCACCCTTCCGCAGATGGTCTTTCTTCCGGATCTCGATCGCAACGATGTGCCGGACGAACCCGCGCGGGTAGTGCTGGATGGCTTTGATATCAAAAATTCCGCGCACACCATGGCCAATGGGTTGCGTTGGGGGCCCGACGGATGGCTCTATGGCCGACAGGGGATCTTAGGCACTTCCCTCATCGGTAAACCGGGAGTTTCGGATGAGCAGCGAACCCGGATCAATACAGGCATCTGGCGCTACCATCCCCAGCACGGCAGCACGGAGCTTGTTTGCGAGGGCACCACGAATCCGTGGGGCATGGATTGGAATGCTCATGGAGAAGCCTTTTTCATCAATACCGTCATCGGCCACCTTTGGCATGTGATTCCCGGTGCCCATTACAAGCGGATGTTCGGCGATGATCACAATCCCCACGTCTACGAATTGATCGATCAGCACGCCGACCACGTTCACTGGGATACCTCGGAAAAGTGGGACGAGATCCGCCAGGGGATGAGCAAGGAGTCCTCCTCGGCCGGTGGTGGTCATGCCCACACCGGCCTGATGATCTATCAGGGGGACAATTGGCCGGAGGATTACCGCGGTGATCTCTTCACCATCAACTTCCACGGCCGTCGCTTGAATCGAGAGCGGCTGGATAAGGAGGGCGGCGGCTACATTGGCCGGCATCGCCCCGACCTGGCGTTCTCACCCGATCCTTGGTTCCGGGGGATCGATCTGCTCTATGGGCCCGATGGCGGCGTCTTCATCAGTGATTGGTCGGATACCGGCGAGTGCCATGATGACGATGGGGTGCATCGTCTTTCCGGGCGTATCTACAAGATTACCCATGGAGCCCCCGCCGCTTCTTCCGTCCGAGATTTGGCACTGCTACCCAGCAGCGATTTGCTCCCGCTTCTTGATCATCGGAATGAATGGTTCGCCCGCCGCAGCCGCTTGCTATTGCAGCAGCGTGCCGCCTCCGGTGAAGACATGGCCGGTATCGCCGCCGCGCTTCACCATCGATTCTCGGAGACCAGCAATGAAGTCCTTCGGCTACGCTACCTCTGGTCCCTATCTGCCATCAGCAAGGCGGATCCGGCTTTCCTACGATCCCTCCTCGGTGACGGACAGGAGCACGTTCGCGTGTGGGCGCTCCGCTTGTTGTTAGATGACCGCGCGGTGATGCCGGAACCGGAAACCTTGGCCGTCCTTTCGAGGATCGCACAGGAGGAGAAGTCTGCCACTGTCCGACTTGCACTAGCATCTGCTTTGCAGCGGCTCCCGCTGGAGCATCGTTCATCCATCGCTGGTCCCTTGCTTGCCCGGGCGGAGGATGCTGCGGATCACAATCTGCCGCTGATGCTGTGGTATGGCATTGAGCCGCTTGGCGATTCTCGTCCCGGCGAACTCGCGGTGCTGGCAAAGGACTGCGCCATTCCTTTGGTGAGAATCCAGATCTCCCGGCGTCTCGCCAGCAAGGCGGTGGACACGGATGGCGCGCTCGATTCGCTCCTGCGTCACGCTCCGTCCGCAAGCGCCGCATGGCAGGCGGATCTCTTGGAAGGAATGATCCGCGCTTTTCAAGGGCTGCACGGCACGAAGTCTCCCGCAGCTTGGTCCCTCTTGGCGCAAGCTCTGGCCGAATCCGGAGATGCCTCCGTGAAAGACCTCGCTCGCAAGCTCGGCCTGACCTTCTCCGATCCGAAATCGATCGCCGATACAGTAGCCATCCTGCGTGATGATACGGCGCATATCGAGGCACGCCGCACCGCGCTCCGGGCCCTCATCGGTTCGCGGGTGGACGGGCTCCACGAACTGTGCACCGGCTCCTTCGCCACTCCCGGCCTGACAGCCACTGCCGCGGAAGGACTGTCACTGGAAGATGATCTCGCGACGGCGGATTGGATCATCGCAGCCTTCAATCAGGTGCACCCTGCGGAGAAAAGCGCGGTGATCGGTGTCCTGATCCTTCGCCCCGCATGGGCGATGCGCTTGCTAGATGCGATAGCCGCGGGATCGATTCCGGCGACGGAAATCAGCGCCTTTCAAGTCCGCCAGATCCGTGGCTTGAAGGACGAAACGCTCGACACACGCATTGCGAAACTTTGGGGAGACGTTCGGGATTCCAGTGCCGACAAGCGG
This portion of the Luteolibacter luteus genome encodes:
- a CDS encoding PVC-type heme-binding CxxCH protein, coding for MPSLFRIINFGLPEACPRATPGFLCLLALVAAAGADTPEPFNSEKSSDAPLAAEEAASRWELPPGFRSTVFAAEPAVRQPISMCLDDRGRLWVAESYMYAGHSGGYYEGKLRDRIVILEDTDHDGRHDKRTIFAEGLERLTSIEVGMGGVWALTLPQMVFLPDLDRNDVPDEPARVVLDGFDIKNSAHTMANGLRWGPDGWLYGRQGILGTSLIGKPGVSDEQRTRINTGIWRYHPQHGSTELVCEGTTNPWGMDWNAHGEAFFINTVIGHLWHVIPGAHYKRMFGDDHNPHVYELIDQHADHVHWDTSEKWDEIRQGMSKESSSAGGGHAHTGLMIYQGDNWPEDYRGDLFTINFHGRRLNRERLDKEGGGYIGRHRPDLAFSPDPWFRGIDLLYGPDGGVFISDWSDTGECHDDDGVHRLSGRIYKITHGAPAASSVRDLALLPSSDLLPLLDHRNEWFARRSRLLLQQRAASGEDMAGIAAALHHRFSETSNEVLRLRYLWSLSAISKADPAFLRSLLGDGQEHVRVWALRLLLDDRAVMPEPETLAVLSRIAQEEKSATVRLALASALQRLPLEHRSSIAGPLLARAEDAADHNLPLMLWYGIEPLGDSRPGELAVLAKDCAIPLVRIQISRRLASKAVDTDGALDSLLRHAPSASAAWQADLLEGMIRAFQGLHGTKSPAAWSLLAQALAESGDASVKDLARKLGLTFSDPKSIADTVAILRDDTAHIEARRTALRALIGSRVDGLHELCTGSFATPGLTATAAEGLSLEDDLATADWIIAAFNQVHPAEKSAVIGVLILRPAWAMRLLDAIAAGSIPATEISAFQVRQIRGLKDETLDTRIAKLWGDVRDSSADKRAAVAKWEAYLTPKTIALGNKEAGKLLFAATCGACHTMYGQGGAIGPDLTGGGRDNLHYLLANIIDPSAVLAKENQLSILTLKDGRVLSGMIRAKDERMVTLQTLTERTSVPAGDVVRTDTLPVSLMPEGMLDALSHEQVRDLFAWLMDKQSSAAAPSPEAINPFSVSITGDWQVSVKHGHSETVTLLDIAPPAYQEVTSEAFASLPVYNANGGGWNNGAKFAGNLAEECATPDLIDAATVTLRASADPASPAFVRGKDWEMENRWGTFGRITGGAIGEAVPIFASYRHTSLRLDSIVQETTGNIVVRQGRGAPAAPEAPRLKEGERRLANIWIPGPIPRLTGDHLFPVIEAAYPAGSAPVPPKVAEKFPRIMEKLRSGEPLRILAWGDSVTAAGYLPQAEKWQEQFVARLRAKFPQAKIELLSEAWGGRTTSAYLAEPPGSAHNYQEKVLALKPDLVISEFVNDAGLPLDGMAPQYARILTDFKGIGAEWIILTPHYVIPAWMGLSREREIDEDPRPYVAMLRKFAADNPVLLADAARRYGRLWRQGIPYTTLMVNSINHPNARGMTLFADSLMELFEE